In Chryseobacterium gleum, a single genomic region encodes these proteins:
- a CDS encoding anhydro-N-acetylmuramic acid kinase — MKALAIGIMSGTSLDGLDICLAEFEKQDTWTFKILKAETFPYSEDWENKLRNSIHLPAEDLLELHSAYGFYLGQKVKEFIHLHELENIDLIASHGHTVFHQPQKRFTLQIGDGRAIKLETGLPVIYDFRSQDVLMKGNGAPLVPIGDELLFSGYSACLNLGGFSNISLRSEGKRIAFDIAPVNIVLNHLAQKLHKSFDENGTLAEKGTINEDLLNQLNVLDFYQHPHPKSLGVEWCNQHIFPVLQNIEITDALATFTEHTAQQISYVINANNIKDILITGGGAYNTFLIEKIRAKTKAEVIIPEKEIIDYKEALIFAFMGVLKMNNEVNVLSSATGSSVDHCSGVIA, encoded by the coding sequence ATGAAAGCGCTGGCTATTGGAATCATGTCCGGGACAAGTCTGGATGGTTTGGATATCTGTCTTGCTGAATTTGAAAAGCAGGACACATGGACCTTTAAAATTCTGAAAGCCGAAACATTCCCCTATTCTGAAGATTGGGAAAACAAGCTTAGAAATTCAATTCACCTTCCTGCTGAAGACCTTCTGGAACTGCATTCAGCATATGGCTTTTACCTTGGTCAAAAGGTTAAAGAATTTATCCATCTGCATGAGCTTGAAAATATCGATCTTATTGCGTCTCATGGCCATACTGTTTTTCATCAGCCACAGAAAAGATTTACCCTTCAGATTGGCGACGGCAGGGCTATAAAGCTGGAAACCGGATTACCCGTTATTTATGATTTCCGAAGCCAAGATGTCCTGATGAAGGGAAACGGAGCGCCTCTGGTTCCTATAGGTGATGAATTACTTTTCTCAGGATACAGTGCCTGTCTTAACCTTGGCGGATTTTCCAATATTTCCTTACGATCAGAAGGAAAGAGAATTGCTTTTGATATTGCCCCGGTGAATATTGTTTTAAATCACCTGGCTCAAAAGCTTCATAAGAGTTTTGATGAAAACGGAACATTGGCTGAAAAAGGTACAATAAATGAAGATTTGCTTAATCAGCTTAACGTATTAGATTTCTACCAACATCCTCACCCGAAATCGTTAGGAGTTGAATGGTGTAATCAGCATATATTTCCGGTTCTTCAAAATATTGAAATCACAGATGCACTGGCTACTTTTACAGAACACACCGCTCAACAGATCTCTTATGTCATCAATGCAAACAATATAAAAGATATCCTGATCACAGGAGGAGGTGCCTACAACACATTTCTAATTGAAAAAATAAGAGCCAAAACAAAAGCCGAAGTAATCATTCCTGAAAAGGAAATTATCGATTATAAGGAAGCTCTGATATTTGCCTTTATGGGTGTTTTAAAAATGAATAACGAGGTCAACGTTTTGTCTTCTGCAACGGGAAGTAGTGTTGATCATTGCTCGGGAGTTATAGCATAG
- a CDS encoding NUDIX hydrolase, whose product MYKVFVNEKKLLISKHPEELEKKLRYENYTTLEIALDLLENTSAQELNVYGENLDEIWQEFQKLFRIIEAAGGLVNNPEGKILFIRRLGKWDLPKGKMEKGESREESAVREIEEETGLSDVELVKFINTTYHIYVERNGEKILKCTHWFEMNFDGEDTSKPQIEEGITEVAWKTTSEIENEVFPSTFKNIKLIVKEFWDLKK is encoded by the coding sequence ATGTATAAAGTTTTTGTCAACGAAAAAAAATTATTGATATCTAAGCATCCTGAAGAACTTGAAAAAAAGCTTAGGTATGAAAATTATACAACTTTGGAGATCGCATTGGATCTTCTGGAGAATACTTCTGCGCAGGAACTAAATGTATATGGGGAGAATTTGGATGAAATATGGCAGGAATTCCAGAAGCTTTTCAGAATTATAGAGGCTGCCGGAGGTCTTGTTAATAATCCTGAAGGGAAAATTCTTTTCATCAGAAGACTAGGCAAATGGGATCTTCCCAAAGGTAAGATGGAAAAGGGTGAATCCAGAGAAGAATCTGCCGTTCGGGAAATAGAAGAAGAAACAGGCTTGAGCGACGTAGAGCTTGTAAAATTCATCAATACGACTTATCACATCTATGTAGAAAGAAATGGTGAAAAAATATTGAAGTGTACCCACTGGTTTGAAATGAACTTCGACGGAGAAGACACTTCCAAACCACAGATAGAAGAAGGTATTACTGAAGTTGCCTGGAAAACGACATCAGAAATTGAAAATGAAGTTTTTCCAAGTACATTTAAAAATATTAAACTGATTGTAAAAGAATTTTGGGATTTGAAGAAATAA
- a CDS encoding UDP-N-acetylmuramoyl-tripeptide--D-alanyl-D-alanine ligase, which yields MNIEQFYPLFLQAAKVTIDSRKIAENDIFFAFSGENFNAATLAEKAIDDGALAVIVELPEFENRDKNIFYVPSTLEFLQQLAIYHRRKLSIPFIGLTGSNGKTTTKELIHAVLSEKFNVQYTSGNLNNHIGVPLTILSIKPEHEMAVIEMGANHQKEIEFLCTISQPDFGYITNFGKAHLEGFGGFEGVIKGKSELYDYLKNNNRTIVVNENDPIQLEKTENYPSKITFGKETSNYNFESFSEEHFVGLIYQGVKAVSKLTGEYNFTNLCAAASLGLHFGIGFEKIKHALELYTPTNMRSQVVKKEGRTLVLDTYNANPSSMTASLNNFISFEGSKTIIIGDMLELGDESEKEHQNILKLAQDLHFDEIITVGKHFKAVNSSDLAFENTTELAEYLKQHKIQTENILLKGSRGIALEKIIDFI from the coding sequence ATGAATATAGAACAGTTTTATCCCTTATTTCTGCAGGCCGCAAAAGTGACCATCGACAGCAGAAAAATAGCAGAGAATGATATTTTCTTTGCCTTTTCCGGTGAGAATTTCAACGCAGCAACTCTGGCTGAAAAAGCCATCGATGACGGAGCTTTGGCAGTAATTGTTGAACTTCCGGAATTTGAAAACAGAGATAAAAATATTTTCTATGTTCCATCGACTCTGGAGTTTTTACAGCAGCTGGCAATTTATCACAGAAGAAAGCTTTCCATTCCTTTTATTGGACTTACGGGAAGTAACGGAAAGACAACCACAAAAGAGCTGATTCATGCTGTTCTCTCAGAAAAATTTAATGTACAGTATACGTCCGGAAATCTGAATAACCATATCGGAGTTCCGCTGACGATCCTTTCCATTAAACCGGAGCATGAAATGGCTGTGATTGAAATGGGAGCGAATCATCAAAAGGAAATTGAATTCCTGTGTACTATCTCACAGCCTGATTTCGGATACATTACCAATTTTGGAAAAGCGCATCTGGAGGGATTCGGAGGCTTTGAAGGAGTGATAAAAGGAAAATCTGAGCTGTATGATTATCTTAAAAATAACAACAGAACAATTGTTGTGAATGAAAACGATCCTATCCAGCTGGAAAAAACTGAAAATTATCCTTCTAAAATTACTTTCGGGAAAGAAACTTCCAATTATAATTTTGAATCGTTCTCAGAGGAACATTTTGTAGGATTGATTTATCAGGGAGTAAAAGCCGTTTCAAAACTGACAGGAGAATATAATTTTACCAATCTTTGTGCAGCTGCTAGCTTAGGGCTTCATTTTGGAATCGGTTTTGAAAAAATAAAACATGCGCTGGAACTGTATACGCCTACCAATATGAGATCTCAGGTTGTGAAAAAAGAGGGAAGAACTCTGGTTCTGGATACGTATAATGCAAATCCAAGTTCTATGACTGCTTCTTTAAATAATTTTATCAGCTTTGAAGGCAGTAAAACCATTATTATTGGAGATATGCTGGAATTGGGTGATGAGAGTGAGAAAGAGCATCAGAACATCTTAAAACTGGCTCAGGATCTTCATTTCGATGAGATTATTACTGTCGGAAAACATTTCAAGGCTGTCAATTCTTCAGATCTTGCTTTTGAAAACACAACGGAACTCGCAGAATATTTGAAACAGCATAAAATTCAAACTGAAAATATACTACTGAAAGGCTCCAGAGGAATTGCTCTTGAAAAAATAATAGACTTTATTTAG